The following are encoded in a window of Flavobacterium cupriresistens genomic DNA:
- the tnpA gene encoding IS200/IS605 family transposase: protein MANTYHQIYIQVVFAVKYRRAVMEEEWRPKLFSVIGNLINESGCKTIIINGVEDHIHCFFGLNPTTSISELMKVVKAKSSKYINDHKLTKSRFEWQKGYGAFSYSQSQIDSVYKYVQNQKEHHKKQTFNKEYLAYLNKFKIQYDEKYIFEGLK from the coding sequence ATGGCAAATACTTATCATCAAATCTATATACAGGTAGTCTTCGCAGTAAAATACAGAAGAGCTGTAATGGAAGAAGAATGGAGACCAAAACTATTCAGTGTAATTGGGAATCTTATAAATGAATCAGGATGTAAAACAATTATAATTAATGGTGTTGAAGATCACATTCACTGCTTCTTTGGATTAAACCCAACTACTTCTATTTCTGAACTGATGAAAGTTGTAAAAGCAAAATCTTCAAAATATATCAATGATCATAAACTGACAAAGTCAAGATTTGAATGGCAAAAAGGATATGGTGCATTTTCCTATAGTCAATCCCAAATTGATTCTGTTTACAAATATGTCCAAAATCAAAAAGAACATCATAAAAAACAAACTTTCAATAAAGAATACTTAGCATATTTGAATAAATTTAAAATTCAATACGACGAAAAATATATCTTTGAAGGACTAAAGTAA
- a CDS encoding fumarate hydratase — MIDFIYQDPYPILKDETQYRKITSDFVKVEQFGEREILTVDPKGLELLAEEALTDVSFMLRTTHLQKLRNILDDPEATDNDRFVAYNLLQNASVAAEGQLPSCQDTGTAIVMAKKGESIFTGVDDAEWLSRGIFNTYQKRNLRYSQIVPISMFEEKNSGSNLPAQIDIYSKKGASYEFLFMAKGGGSANKTFLYQKTKSLLNDKAMDEFIREKIKDLGTSACPPYHLALVIGGTSAEANLGAVKKASAGYYDHLPTSGNMAGQAFRDLEWEERVQKICQESAIGAQFGGKYFTHDVRVIRLPRHAASCPVGLGVSCSADRNIKGKITKDGIYVEQLEVNPKQFLPETAPHLEAPVEIDLDMPMADILAKLTQYPIKTRLKLNGTVIVARDIAHAKIMELLEAGKPMPEYFKNHPVYYAGPAKTPEGMASGSFGPTTAGRMDVYVDEFQKHGGSMIMLAKGNRSKQVTTACNKYGGFYLGSIGGPAAILAQDNILKVEVVDFEELGMEAVRKITVKDFPAFIITDDKGNDFFENL, encoded by the coding sequence ATGATTGATTTTATATACCAAGACCCTTATCCTATTTTGAAGGATGAGACGCAATACCGCAAAATCACTTCCGATTTTGTAAAAGTGGAACAATTTGGGGAACGTGAAATCCTGACTGTTGATCCAAAAGGATTAGAATTATTAGCTGAAGAAGCCTTAACAGATGTTTCGTTTATGCTAAGAACGACGCACTTACAAAAACTTCGCAACATCTTAGATGATCCCGAGGCTACAGACAATGATCGTTTTGTGGCTTACAACTTATTACAAAATGCTTCTGTTGCAGCCGAAGGCCAGTTGCCTAGCTGTCAGGATACAGGAACAGCAATTGTAATGGCCAAAAAAGGAGAAAGTATTTTCACCGGAGTGGATGATGCAGAATGGTTGAGTAGAGGAATTTTCAACACTTACCAAAAACGCAACTTGCGTTATTCTCAGATTGTTCCGATTTCGATGTTTGAAGAAAAGAACTCAGGATCAAATCTTCCGGCACAAATTGATATCTATTCTAAAAAAGGCGCTTCTTACGAGTTTTTGTTTATGGCAAAAGGAGGCGGATCTGCCAACAAAACCTTTTTGTACCAAAAAACAAAATCGCTTTTAAATGATAAAGCAATGGATGAATTCATCCGTGAAAAAATAAAGGATTTAGGAACTTCGGCTTGTCCTCCGTACCATTTAGCTTTGGTAATAGGTGGAACTTCGGCAGAAGCGAACTTAGGTGCCGTTAAAAAGGCATCTGCAGGGTACTACGATCACTTACCGACTTCCGGAAACATGGCCGGTCAGGCTTTCCGTGATTTAGAATGGGAAGAACGTGTACAGAAAATTTGCCAGGAAAGTGCAATTGGCGCTCAGTTTGGAGGTAAATATTTCACACACGATGTTCGTGTAATTCGTTTGCCACGTCACGCCGCTTCTTGTCCGGTTGGATTAGGTGTTTCTTGTTCTGCTGACAGAAATATCAAAGGAAAAATTACTAAAGACGGAATCTACGTTGAGCAATTAGAAGTAAATCCAAAGCAATTTTTACCGGAAACAGCTCCACATTTAGAAGCTCCGGTTGAAATTGATCTGGATATGCCTATGGCCGATATTTTAGCAAAACTGACTCAGTACCCAATTAAAACCCGTTTAAAACTGAACGGAACTGTAATTGTTGCCCGTGACATCGCACATGCTAAAATTATGGAGTTATTGGAAGCCGGAAAACCAATGCCGGAATATTTCAAAAACCATCCGGTTTATTATGCCGGTCCTGCAAAAACTCCGGAAGGAATGGCTTCAGGAAGTTTTGGACCAACTACAGCGGGTCGTATGGATGTTTATGTAGATGAATTTCAAAAACATGGCGGAAGCATGATTATGCTGGCAAAAGGAAACCGATCTAAACAAGTTACAACAGCTTGTAACAAATATGGTGGATTCTATTTAGGTTCTATCGGTGGTCCTGCAGCAATTTTGGCACAGGATAATATTCTTAAAGTAGAAGTTGTGGATTTTGAAGAATTAGGAATGGAAGCGGTTCGTAAAATTACAGTTAAAGATTTCCCTGCTTTTATTATTACAGATGATAAGGGAAATGATTTCTTTGAAAATCTATAA
- a CDS encoding PAS domain-containing protein: MKKAKLEEISNHTSVPILAWDFHYEYLNELKVAFADLKKVKEISVQFGWNEEKLNITERIKEEVVLITDPNLKIIFASSGIKRMTGYTESEVLGNTPKMFQGAATSKTDLKEIKKAIELQIPFEKTIKNYKKDGRTYKCKISASPVFNLKGKLSHFIAFEKEDVMPNRT; encoded by the coding sequence ATGAAAAAAGCCAAGTTAGAAGAAATTTCCAATCATACTTCAGTCCCTATTTTAGCATGGGATTTTCACTATGAGTATTTAAATGAGCTGAAGGTCGCTTTTGCTGATTTGAAGAAAGTAAAAGAAATCTCCGTTCAATTTGGGTGGAATGAAGAAAAGCTGAACATAACGGAGCGTATAAAGGAAGAAGTAGTTCTGATAACCGATCCGAATCTAAAAATCATCTTCGCATCAAGTGGAATAAAAAGAATGACAGGATACACAGAAAGTGAGGTTCTCGGCAATACGCCAAAGATGTTTCAGGGGGCAGCAACTTCTAAAACAGATTTGAAAGAAATAAAAAAAGCAATCGAATTGCAAATCCCGTTTGAGAAAACCATCAAAAACTATAAAAAAGATGGCAGAACCTATAAATGTAAAATATCGGCCTCTCCCGTTTTCAACCTAAAAGGAAAACTATCGCATTTTATAGCTTTTGAGAAAGAAGATGTAATGCCTAATCGGACTTAA
- the dinB gene encoding DNA polymerase IV produces MSETPVYRKIIHIDMDAFYASVEQMDNPALRGKPVAVGGSENRGVVSAASYEARKFGVRSAISGVLAKKYCPDIIFVRPRFDRYKEISNKIHEIFHEYTDLVEPLSLDEAYLDVTQNKKGNPSAGLLAQEIRLRIFNEVGITASAGISVNKFVAKIASDYNKPNGQKTVNPDEILAFLEVLPIRKFYGVGKVTTEKMYQLGIFTGMELKSKSLEFLEKHFGKSGAFYYKVVRGIHNSEVKPHRVTKSVAAEHTFDVNLSSEIFMLEQLDRIATSLERRLKKYNISGKTVTLKIKYSDFTQQTRSKTLPYFIADKSLILETVEELLYQEKMKDSVRLLGISLNNLNTEEKKAVVVQLKFAF; encoded by the coding sequence ATGTCTGAAACGCCAGTATATCGAAAAATTATCCATATTGATATGGATGCTTTTTATGCATCGGTAGAGCAAATGGATAACCCTGCTTTGCGCGGGAAACCCGTTGCTGTTGGCGGATCAGAGAATAGAGGAGTAGTCTCGGCGGCAAGTTATGAAGCCCGAAAGTTTGGTGTTCGAAGTGCCATAAGTGGTGTTCTGGCCAAAAAATATTGTCCCGATATTATTTTTGTCCGACCCCGTTTTGACCGTTACAAAGAGATTTCGAATAAAATTCATGAGATTTTTCATGAATATACCGATTTGGTTGAACCGCTTTCGCTTGATGAAGCCTATCTTGATGTAACCCAAAATAAAAAAGGAAATCCAAGTGCCGGTTTACTGGCTCAGGAAATCCGATTAAGAATTTTTAATGAAGTGGGTATTACAGCTTCTGCAGGGATTTCAGTCAATAAGTTTGTGGCTAAAATTGCCAGCGATTATAATAAACCAAATGGACAGAAAACCGTAAATCCCGATGAGATTCTCGCTTTTTTGGAAGTATTACCGATTCGTAAGTTTTATGGAGTTGGAAAAGTAACTACAGAAAAAATGTATCAATTGGGTATTTTTACCGGAATGGAGCTTAAGAGTAAATCATTGGAGTTTTTGGAAAAACATTTCGGAAAATCCGGTGCCTTCTATTACAAAGTCGTTCGTGGCATTCACAATAGTGAAGTAAAACCACATCGTGTGACAAAATCGGTAGCGGCTGAACACACTTTTGATGTGAATTTATCTTCGGAAATTTTTATGTTGGAACAGCTTGACCGAATTGCGACTTCCTTAGAAAGACGCTTAAAGAAATACAATATTTCGGGTAAAACGGTGACGCTCAAAATCAAATACAGTGATTTTACCCAACAGACCAGAAGCAAAACACTACCTTATTTTATTGCCGATAAAAGCCTGATTTTAGAAACGGTCGAAGAGTTATTGTATCAGGAAAAGATGAAGGATTCCGTTAGACTACTCGGAATTTCTTTGAATAATCTCAATACAGAAGAGAAGAAAGCAGTTGTAGTTCAATTGAAATTCGCATTTTGA